Proteins encoded by one window of Porphyromonas vaginalis:
- a CDS encoding RNA-binding S4 domain-containing protein, giving the protein MSRPVRIDSFLWAVRIFKTRSIAQDACRKGRVAINDVTAKPAKMVMAGDIISVRKPPVTLSFKVLQTTANRMGAKLVPEYILNVTPPEQYELLEMKRMSGYVDRAQGLGRPTKRERRDLEQFLQAPVVEAPLEEWDDEPLDYDEPLDYDEEPDSPSSDLLDWDNW; this is encoded by the coding sequence ATGAGCAGACCTGTACGGATCGATAGCTTCCTCTGGGCGGTGCGTATCTTCAAGACGCGCTCCATAGCGCAGGATGCTTGCCGCAAGGGTAGGGTAGCGATCAATGATGTGACTGCCAAACCGGCTAAGATGGTCATGGCGGGCGACATCATATCGGTGCGCAAGCCTCCGGTGACGCTATCCTTTAAGGTGTTGCAGACCACGGCCAATCGTATGGGTGCTAAGCTCGTCCCTGAGTATATACTCAATGTGACGCCTCCTGAGCAGTACGAGCTGCTAGAGATGAAGCGTATGTCGGGCTATGTGGATCGTGCACAGGGCCTTGGCAGACCGACCAAGCGTGAGCGACGGGACCTAGAGCAATTCCTCCAGGCACCAGTCGTGGAGGCACCTCTAGAGGAGTGGGATGATGAGCCTCTCGACTATGATGAGCCACTCGACTACGATGAGGAGCCAGACAGTCCCTCGTCAGATCTCCTCGACTGGGACAACTGGTAA